In one window of Pristiophorus japonicus isolate sPriJap1 chromosome 9, sPriJap1.hap1, whole genome shotgun sequence DNA:
- the LOC139273723 gene encoding histone H1-like, whose amino-acid sequence MTDTAAAETAPPAAATQIKAPSKKKAAPRSKPAGPTLGEQILKAVADGSDRKGMSLAAIKKALTAKGVDVEKRGSQIRFSIKRNVTNGFLVQTKGTGASGSFKVAKKENQGKVGRKVKKPAAKNSPAKKPAAKKSPAKKPAAKKSPAKKPAAKKSPAKKPAAKKSPAKKTSTKKALTVKKSAKAAAGKKPAAAKPKSPKKASGAKVKAAKKVEKPRAKAKSARPKKAAHKK is encoded by the coding sequence atgactgacactgcagccgccgaaacggcCCCTCCTGCCGCCGCCACTCAAAtcaaggctcccagcaagaagaaggcggctccccgctccaagccagCCGGTCCCACGTTGGGCGAACAGATCCTAAAGGCTGTGGCCGATGGCAGCGATCGTAAGGGGatgtccctggccgcgataaagaaggctctgacggccaaaggcgtggatgtggagaagcgcgggtcccagatcaggttcagtatcaagaggaatgtgacaaatggcttcctggtgcagaccaagggcacgggcgcctcgggctccttcaaagtcgctaagaaggaaaaccagggtaaagtgggaaggaaggtgaagaaaccagcagccaagaactctccagccaagaaaccagcagccaagaaatctccagccaagaaaccagcagccaagaaatctccagccaagaaaccagcagccaagaaatctccggccaagaaaccagcagccaagaaatctccagccaagaaaacgagcaccaagaaggcgcTAACAGTAAAAAAGTCAGCGAAAGCGGCGGCTGGGAAGAAGCCGGCTGCAGCgaagcccaagagccccaagaaggcctcgggcgcaaaggtgaaggcggccaaaaaggtggaaaaaccgagggccaaggccaaatcagcaagacccaagaaagcagcgcacaaaaagtaa